From a region of the Balaenoptera musculus isolate JJ_BM4_2016_0621 chromosome 15, mBalMus1.pri.v3, whole genome shotgun sequence genome:
- the IFT22 gene encoding intraflagellar transport protein 22 homolog encodes MLKAKILFVGPCESGKTVLANFLTESSDITEYNPTQGVRILEFENPHVTSNDKSTGCEFELWDCGGDPKFESCWPALMKDSHGVVIVFSADIPSHLKEIEMWYSCFVQQQFLQDTQCLLIAHHKPGSGSDKGNLALAPPLNKLKLVHSNLEDDPEEIRMEFIKYLRSIINSVSESRDREEMSIIT; translated from the exons ATGCTGAAGGCCAAGATCCTCTTCGTGGGGCCCTGCGAG AGTGGAAAAACTGTTTTGGCCAACTTCCTGACAGAATCTTCTGACATCACCGAATACAACCCAACCCAAGGAGTGAG GATCCTGGAATTTGAGAACCCACACGTTACCAGCAACGACAAAAGCACGGGGTGTGAATTTGAGCTCTGGGACTGTGGTGGCGATCCAAA GTTCGAGTCTTGCTGGCCAGCCCTGATGAAGGACTCTCACGGGGTGGTGATCGTCTTCAGTGCTGACATCCCAAGCCACCTGAAGGAAATTGAGATGTGGTATTCCTGCTTCGTCCAGCAGCAGTTTTTACAGGATACTCAATGTCTGTTAATTGCACACCACAAACCAGGCTCTGGAAGTGACAAAGGAAACCTGGCTTTGG cgCCACCCTTGAACAAGCTGAAGCTGGTGCACTCAAATCTTGAGGATGACCCAGAAGAGATCAGAATGGAGTTCATAAAGTATTTAAGAAGCATAATCAACTCAGTGTCTGAGAGCAGAGACCGGGAGGAGATGTCAATTATCACCTAA